One region of Oxalobacteraceae bacterium OTU3CAMAD1 genomic DNA includes:
- a CDS encoding TonB-dependent receptor, whose amino-acid sequence MHTKKRLLTQAVLLALAASAAANVMAADADAAEAAAAATPAPAAAGDNISAVIVTGTRRGGLKAVDSASPIQVLDSGSLERTGQPDLIQALAQNLPSFTAQAFGGDTANMTLSARLRGLSPNNTLVLVNGKRRHTTANLAVLAGPFQGGAATDLNFIPVAAIDHIEVLQDGAAAQYGTDAIAGVINIILKNDSSGGSLTGTAGRYFDEGGKTGDASFNIGFEPSANSYLNLTGETKYHGHSMRSDVDPRVTNPANLASMPTLTQADGYPYANKISGDAAYHLNLLSLNGGIDLGGTELYTIATYGEKKADSFQNYRVPNRIPRMYPNGFNPKQTLDETDYGFTGGAKGELAGWNWDLSSTYGKDEAKIGVKNSGNISLFNDTGASPTLFHAGTFTATQWTTSLEVNREFAVGWASPLSVAGGVEYRRDGYEIGAGDPASRYKEGSQSYPGFSLTDAGKHDRNNKSVYVDVAGSPIANLKIDVAARFEDYSDFGSARVGKFTARYDFTPAFALRGTVSNGFRAPTMAEQYYSATNVSPTQASVQLAPNSPAAALVGINGLKPEKSQNYSLGMVFHPVPKATVTVDAYSISIHDRIVGSGTLFGSGNTVNSPAVVAAIRANGNILDPTVTRTGISVFSNAANTRNKGIEAVLSYGSNFGDMGRVDWSAAANYNKVTVTKVNQAPSQLLPQRLLDQSAIASLENSSPKVRVNLGGLWKKGDWTVNLRESIYGPSSGYSSLNNVTYFETKIDTLFTTDLEVSYRVTKAVTVSAGANNLFNKYPGKVNQEYVAAARAALNTAAVTQYPSFSPIGINGGYYYARVGYTF is encoded by the coding sequence ATGCACACGAAAAAACGCCTGTTGACCCAAGCCGTACTGCTGGCACTGGCCGCCAGCGCGGCCGCGAACGTCATGGCCGCCGACGCCGACGCCGCCGAGGCTGCAGCCGCCGCAACACCAGCCCCGGCCGCCGCCGGCGACAACATCTCCGCCGTCATTGTCACCGGCACCCGTCGCGGCGGCCTGAAGGCCGTCGACAGCGCATCGCCGATCCAGGTGCTCGATTCAGGCTCGCTGGAACGCACCGGCCAGCCCGACCTGATCCAGGCGCTGGCGCAGAACCTGCCCTCCTTCACCGCCCAGGCCTTCGGCGGCGACACCGCCAACATGACCTTGTCGGCCCGCCTGCGCGGCCTGAGCCCGAACAATACCCTGGTGCTGGTCAACGGCAAGCGCCGCCACACCACCGCCAACCTGGCCGTGCTGGCCGGCCCGTTCCAGGGCGGCGCCGCGACCGACCTGAACTTCATCCCGGTGGCCGCCATCGATCACATCGAAGTGCTGCAGGACGGCGCCGCCGCCCAGTACGGCACCGACGCGATCGCCGGCGTGATCAACATCATCCTCAAAAACGATAGCTCGGGCGGCTCGCTGACCGGCACCGCCGGCCGCTACTTCGACGAGGGCGGCAAGACCGGCGACGCCAGCTTCAACATCGGCTTCGAACCGAGCGCCAACAGCTACCTGAACCTCACCGGCGAAACCAAGTACCACGGCCACAGCATGCGCTCGGACGTCGATCCGCGCGTGACCAACCCGGCCAACCTGGCGTCGATGCCGACCCTGACCCAGGCCGACGGCTACCCGTACGCCAACAAGATCTCCGGCGACGCCGCCTACCACCTGAACCTGCTGTCCCTGAACGGCGGCATCGACCTGGGCGGCACCGAGCTGTACACCATCGCCACCTACGGCGAGAAGAAAGCCGACTCGTTCCAGAACTACCGCGTGCCCAACCGCATTCCGCGCATGTACCCGAACGGCTTCAACCCCAAGCAAACCCTCGACGAAACCGACTACGGCTTCACCGGCGGCGCCAAGGGCGAGCTGGCCGGCTGGAACTGGGACCTGAGCAGCACCTACGGCAAGGACGAGGCCAAGATCGGCGTCAAGAACTCCGGCAACATCTCGCTGTTCAACGACACCGGCGCCTCGCCGACCTTGTTCCACGCGGGAACCTTCACCGCCACCCAGTGGACCACGTCGCTGGAGGTGAACCGCGAGTTCGCCGTCGGCTGGGCCTCGCCGCTGTCGGTGGCCGGCGGCGTCGAGTACCGCCGCGACGGCTACGAGATCGGCGCCGGCGACCCTGCCTCGCGTTACAAGGAAGGCTCGCAATCGTATCCGGGCTTCTCGCTGACCGACGCCGGCAAGCACGACCGCAACAACAAATCGGTCTACGTCGATGTCGCCGGCTCGCCGATCGCCAACCTGAAGATAGACGTCGCCGCCCGCTTCGAGGACTACAGCGACTTCGGCAGCGCGCGCGTGGGCAAGTTCACGGCCCGCTACGACTTCACGCCGGCGTTCGCGCTGCGCGGCACGGTCAGCAACGGCTTCCGCGCGCCGACCATGGCCGAACAATACTATTCGGCCACCAACGTCTCGCCGACGCAGGCCTCGGTGCAGTTGGCGCCGAACTCGCCGGCCGCCGCGCTGGTCGGCATCAACGGCCTGAAACCGGAGAAGTCGCAGAACTACAGCCTGGGCATGGTGTTCCATCCGGTACCGAAGGCGACGGTAACGGTGGACGCCTACAGCATCAGCATCCACGACCGCATCGTCGGCAGCGGCACCTTGTTCGGCTCGGGCAACACGGTCAATTCGCCGGCCGTGGTGGCGGCCATCCGCGCCAACGGCAACATCCTCGACCCGACGGTCACGCGCACCGGCATCAGCGTGTTCTCGAACGCGGCCAACACGCGCAACAAGGGCATCGAAGCGGTGCTGTCGTACGGCAGCAATTTCGGCGATATGGGCCGGGTGGACTGGTCGGCGGCGGCCAACTACAACAAGGTCACGGTGACCAAGGTCAACCAGGCGCCGTCGCAGTTGCTGCCGCAGCGCCTGCTCGACCAGTCGGCCATCGCGTCGCTGGAGAACTCGTCGCCGAAGGTGCGCGTCAACCTGGGCGGGCTGTGGAAGAAGGGAGACTGGACCGTCAACCTGCGGGAATCGATTTACGGGCCGTCGTCGGGGTATAGCTCGCTCAACAACGTCACCTACTTCGAGACCAAGATCGACACCTTGTTCACAACGGATCTGGAGGTATCGTACCGGGTAACGAAGGCGGTGACGGTATCGGCCGGCGCCAACAACCTGTTCAACAAGTATCCGGGCAAGGTCAATCAGGAGTATGTGGCGGCGGCGCGCGCGGCGCTGAACACGGCGGCGGTGACGCAGTATCCGTCGTTCTCGCCGATCGGCATCAACGGTGGATATTATTACGCGCGGGTCGGTTACACCTTCTAA